A window of the Actinomycetota bacterium genome harbors these coding sequences:
- the hemC gene encoding hydroxymethylbilane synthase, with product MAASRERLVIGTRGSKLALWQSNYIKGRVEEITGLPVELMIIKTTGDKILDVPLAKVGGKGLFTKELEVELTAGTVDLCVHSMKDVPTELPEGLEIAATPERVDPRDVMVSGAGYNLETLPRGARLGTSSLRRRSQAVALRPDLEIVDVRGNLDTRMRKAENGEVDAVILASAGITRMGWADRITHYIESDQMVSAVGQGAIGVEIRTDDDFMRDVCEKLTHTETQICVTAERVVMRKLEGGCQVPIGAYARIEGDKLVMDAFVGSVDGKTILRHYLEGSPAEPETLGLAMVDRMIDMGAGEVLEQIRGAAEAAGGSVDGLLET from the coding sequence TTGGCTGCTAGTCGCGAAAGACTCGTCATCGGCACGCGGGGCAGTAAGCTCGCGCTGTGGCAGAGCAACTACATCAAGGGCCGCGTGGAAGAGATCACCGGCCTTCCTGTGGAACTGATGATCATCAAGACGACCGGCGATAAGATCCTCGACGTGCCGCTGGCCAAAGTCGGCGGCAAGGGTCTCTTCACCAAGGAGCTTGAAGTCGAGCTGACAGCGGGCACAGTGGACCTGTGCGTGCACTCGATGAAGGACGTGCCGACCGAGCTTCCCGAGGGACTGGAGATCGCGGCGACACCGGAGCGCGTCGACCCGCGTGACGTCATGGTGAGCGGCGCCGGCTACAACCTCGAAACGCTGCCCCGTGGCGCGCGGCTCGGCACATCGAGTCTGCGCCGCCGCAGCCAGGCGGTTGCGCTGCGGCCGGACCTCGAGATCGTGGACGTGCGCGGCAACCTCGACACTCGCATGCGCAAGGCCGAGAACGGCGAGGTCGACGCGGTCATTCTTGCGAGCGCTGGCATCACCCGCATGGGCTGGGCCGATCGCATCACGCACTACATCGAGTCTGACCAGATGGTCTCGGCGGTAGGCCAAGGCGCCATCGGCGTCGAAATACGCACCGACGACGACTTCATGCGCGACGTGTGCGAGAAGCTCACGCACACCGAGACGCAGATCTGCGTGACCGCCGAGCGGGTGGTCATGCGCAAGCTCGAGGGTGGTTGCCAGGTCCCGATCGGCGCGTACGCGCGCATCGAGGGCGACAAGCTCGTGATGGACGCTTTCGTGGGTTCGGTGGATGGCAAGACGATCCTCCGCCACTACCTGGAGGGCTCTCCGGCAGAGCCCGAGACGTTGGGACTGGCCATGGTCGACCGGATGATCGACATGGGCGCAGGCGAGGTTCTCGAGCAGATACGGGGCGCGGCCGAAGCCGCGGGGGGTAGCGTGGACGGGCTGCTCGAGACGTAA
- the hemA gene encoding glutamyl-tRNA reductase, with the protein MHLTLIGLSHKTAPVEIREKLTFPANRQEEALAILTASPDVIEAVVLSTCNRTEIYAVTAADSDGPGAVIDFMADYHDLDRHDLVRYLYISEGEAVVRHLFRVVASLDSMIIGEAQILGQVKEAYDHAFTHNACGRIFNKLFRQSFEVGKRVRNETAIGESAVSISYAAVELAKKVFDELAGRTILVVGAGKMSELTAKHLLSNGVRKVLVANRTYERAVELAGRFDGEPIHYEAIFERMVEADIVISSTAATEYIITKGPVAEARRHRRGRPLFFIDIAVPRDIDPAVAEIDDVYLYDIDDLSGVVESNLDERMREAERADVIITEEMGVFEGWLESMEVVPTVAAMRAKAEAIRQEELARALKRLGGLSEKEIAAVEAMSSAIVNKMMHGPTNRLKQIAGERYGIAYVEAARYLYGLDQNPEGRSPHPNLLKTLLGKMERTSASEKEQKEMGDQLGC; encoded by the coding sequence ATGCATCTGACGCTTATCGGTTTGAGTCACAAGACCGCACCGGTCGAGATTCGCGAGAAGCTCACCTTCCCGGCCAATCGCCAGGAAGAAGCGCTCGCGATACTCACCGCTTCACCCGACGTCATCGAAGCGGTCGTCCTCTCTACCTGCAATCGCACCGAGATCTACGCAGTCACTGCCGCCGATTCCGACGGCCCCGGAGCCGTCATCGACTTCATGGCGGACTACCACGATCTCGACCGTCACGACCTCGTGCGCTACCTATACATCTCTGAGGGTGAAGCCGTCGTGCGTCACCTGTTCCGGGTTGTCGCTTCACTCGACTCGATGATCATCGGAGAAGCACAGATTCTTGGCCAGGTGAAGGAAGCCTACGACCACGCGTTCACTCACAACGCGTGCGGGCGCATCTTCAACAAGCTGTTCCGCCAGAGCTTCGAGGTGGGCAAGCGCGTGCGCAACGAGACCGCGATTGGCGAATCGGCGGTATCGATAAGCTACGCGGCCGTCGAGCTGGCCAAGAAGGTCTTCGACGAGCTCGCGGGCCGCACGATCCTCGTGGTGGGCGCCGGCAAGATGAGCGAGCTGACCGCCAAGCACCTGCTCAGCAACGGTGTCAGAAAGGTGCTCGTGGCCAACCGCACCTACGAGCGCGCGGTCGAGCTCGCGGGACGCTTCGACGGGGAGCCGATCCACTACGAGGCCATCTTCGAGCGCATGGTCGAGGCCGACATCGTCATCTCGTCGACCGCCGCGACCGAGTACATCATCACGAAGGGTCCCGTCGCCGAGGCGCGGCGTCACCGCCGTGGTCGACCACTGTTCTTCATCGATATCGCCGTTCCGCGTGACATCGACCCGGCCGTGGCCGAGATCGACGACGTTTACCTCTACGACATCGACGACCTCAGCGGAGTCGTCGAATCGAACCTCGACGAACGAATGCGCGAGGCCGAGCGCGCCGACGTGATCATCACCGAGGAGATGGGGGTCTTCGAAGGCTGGCTCGAATCGATGGAGGTCGTGCCGACGGTGGCCGCGATGCGCGCGAAGGCCGAGGCCATCCGTCAGGAGGAGCTCGCGCGCGCACTCAAGCGTCTCGGCGGTCTCTCGGAGAAGGAGATCGCTGCGGTCGAAGCGATGTCCTCGGCAATCGTGAACAAGATGATGCACGGGCCCACGAACCGCCTCAAGCAGATCGCGGGCGAGCGCTACGGCATCGCCTACGTCGAGGCGGCGCGCTACCTCTATGGGCTGGACCAGAACCCCGAGGGCAGAAGCCCGCATCCGAACCTACTGAAGACGCTCCTTGGCAAGATGGAGCGCACTTCGGCGTCGGAGAAGGAGCAGAAGGAGATGGGAGACCAGCTTGGCTGCTAG
- the cobA gene encoding uroporphyrinogen-III C-methyltransferase gives MGAPIVYLIGAGPGDPGLMTIRGMECLAEADIVIYDYLANPRFLAAAREDAELIYVGKKGFSKHVTQDEINALLVEKAQEDGGKIVARLKGGDPFIFGRGGEEALALKEVGVRFEVVPGISSGYAAPAYAGIPVTHRGMTTDVAFVTGHEDPTKETSDVKWDKLATAVGTICFFMGIKNLPEISARLIEHGRSPETPVALVRWGTTPRQETLVGTLADIADKAAEANFKAPAITIVGEVVNLREELSWFETKPLFGKTVVVTRSRAQASDLSMKLIDLGAEVLEFPTIRITDPESFDLVDEAIRNIEVYDWIVLTSVNGVEQFFARMEEMDADARQLAGCRVAAIGPATAARCMEHGIRPDYVPVEYRAEGVLEGFIERGVGKGSRVLIPRALEAREVLPDTLRERGAIVDVAPVYRTVLGVGETSVVQRLAEGSVDCVTFTSSSTVKNFFALAEEGLPEGTEVADVMRDVLVASIGPITSDTARGLGLAVGVEAAEFTIPGLVQAVCDHYGEC, from the coding sequence ATGGGTGCTCCCATCGTGTACCTGATCGGCGCCGGACCGGGCGATCCGGGGCTCATGACGATCCGCGGCATGGAATGCCTTGCCGAGGCCGACATCGTGATCTACGACTATCTCGCCAACCCGCGGTTTCTTGCGGCTGCGCGCGAGGACGCCGAGCTCATCTACGTGGGCAAGAAGGGCTTCTCCAAGCATGTCACTCAGGACGAGATCAACGCGCTACTCGTCGAGAAGGCCCAGGAGGACGGCGGCAAGATCGTTGCGCGTCTCAAGGGCGGCGACCCGTTCATCTTCGGCCGGGGAGGCGAGGAAGCGCTCGCACTGAAAGAGGTCGGCGTTCGCTTCGAGGTCGTCCCAGGCATCTCGAGCGGCTACGCTGCTCCCGCCTATGCCGGCATCCCGGTCACGCACCGGGGCATGACCACCGACGTGGCGTTCGTGACCGGTCACGAGGATCCCACCAAGGAGACCTCTGACGTCAAGTGGGACAAGCTCGCCACGGCAGTCGGCACGATCTGCTTCTTCATGGGCATCAAGAACCTGCCTGAGATCAGCGCGCGGCTCATCGAGCATGGTCGCTCGCCGGAGACGCCCGTTGCGCTCGTCCGGTGGGGGACCACTCCTCGGCAGGAGACGCTTGTCGGCACGCTCGCCGATATTGCAGACAAGGCCGCCGAGGCGAACTTCAAGGCCCCGGCGATCACCATCGTCGGCGAGGTCGTGAACCTGCGGGAGGAGCTCTCGTGGTTCGAGACCAAGCCGCTGTTCGGCAAGACGGTCGTGGTCACCCGCTCGCGGGCGCAGGCAAGCGATCTGTCGATGAAGCTCATCGATCTGGGCGCCGAGGTGCTCGAATTCCCGACGATCCGCATCACCGATCCCGAGAGTTTCGACCTGGTCGATGAGGCTATCCGCAACATCGAGGTGTACGACTGGATCGTGCTGACGAGCGTCAACGGCGTCGAGCAGTTCTTCGCGCGCATGGAGGAAATGGATGCCGACGCGCGTCAGCTCGCAGGCTGCCGCGTTGCCGCTATCGGCCCCGCGACCGCAGCGCGTTGCATGGAACACGGTATCCGCCCTGACTACGTCCCGGTCGAATACCGCGCCGAAGGCGTGCTCGAGGGTTTCATCGAGCGCGGAGTCGGCAAGGGCAGCCGCGTGCTCATCCCGCGGGCGCTCGAAGCGCGCGAGGTGCTCCCCGACACGCTGCGGGAGCGCGGCGCGATCGTCGACGTCGCGCCGGTCTACCGCACTGTCCTTGGCGTGGGCGAGACAAGTGTGGTGCAGCGACTGGCCGAAGGCAGCGTCGACTGTGTGACCTTCACCTCGAGCTCCACGGTGAAGAACTTCTTCGCACTTGCCGAGGAAGGCCTTCCCGAGGGCACGGAGGTTGCTGATGTGATGCGCGACGTGCTCGTGGCATCGATTGGACCGATCACGAGTGACACTGCGCGCGGCCTTGGGCTAGCGGTCGGCGTCGAGGCGGCTGAGTTCACGATTCCCGGCCTCGTACAGGCCGTGTGCGACCACTACGGAGAATGCTAG
- the hemB gene encoding porphobilinogen synthase, whose amino-acid sequence MEFPTYRPRRLRKSEVLRSMVRETTLDAGDLIYPLFVEFGKGVRREIVSMPGQFNLSLDQLPGEIDELKKLGVPAVILFGVPSVKDEAGSGAMDPDGIVQQAIRTIKAHDPDFYVITDVCMCEYTSHGHCGAIDEGGCVMNDVTLEMLASTALSHAEAGADMVAPSDMMDGRVAAIRSALDAEGFTDTPIMSYAAKYSSAYYGPFRDAADSAPAFGDRRAYQMDPANGDEAMREVALDIDEGADIVMVKPALAYMDIIRRVKDDFGYPTAAYNVSGEYAMVKAAAANGWIDEKRVVLETLTGFKRAGADLILTYHAKDAARWLKKG is encoded by the coding sequence ATGGAGTTTCCAACCTACCGTCCGAGGAGGCTTCGCAAGAGCGAGGTTCTGCGCTCGATGGTGCGCGAGACCACGCTTGATGCAGGCGACTTGATATACCCGCTGTTTGTCGAGTTCGGCAAGGGCGTGCGCCGGGAGATCGTCTCGATGCCGGGTCAGTTCAACCTTTCGCTCGACCAGCTGCCCGGCGAGATCGACGAACTCAAGAAGCTCGGCGTCCCGGCCGTCATCCTCTTCGGCGTCCCGTCGGTCAAGGACGAGGCCGGAAGCGGTGCCATGGACCCCGACGGCATCGTTCAGCAGGCGATCCGCACGATCAAGGCGCACGACCCGGACTTCTACGTGATCACGGACGTGTGCATGTGCGAATACACCTCGCACGGCCATTGCGGTGCGATCGATGAGGGCGGCTGCGTGATGAACGACGTGACGCTGGAGATGCTGGCGTCGACCGCGCTCAGCCACGCCGAGGCAGGCGCGGACATGGTTGCCCCGAGCGACATGATGGACGGGCGTGTCGCGGCGATCCGCTCTGCGCTCGACGCCGAGGGTTTCACCGACACTCCGATCATGAGCTACGCTGCCAAGTACTCAAGCGCGTACTACGGGCCCTTCCGCGACGCTGCCGACAGTGCTCCCGCCTTCGGCGATCGCCGCGCCTACCAGATGGATCCCGCCAACGGTGACGAGGCGATGCGCGAGGTCGCGCTCGATATCGACGAAGGTGCCGACATCGTCATGGTCAAGCCGGCGCTTGCCTACATGGACATCATCCGCCGCGTGAAGGACGACTTCGGCTATCCGACGGCCGCCTACAACGTGAGCGGCGAGTACGCGATGGTGAAGGCAGCCGCAGCCAACGGCTGGATCGACGAGAAGCGTGTCGTGCTCGAGACGCTCACCGGGTTCAAGCGCGCCGGTGCGGACCTTATCCTCACGTATCACGCCAAGGACGCAGCACGCTGGCTCAAGAAGGGCTAA
- the ahbC gene encoding 12,18-didecarboxysiroheme deacetylase, whose translation MIGISKLYCGAVEPGDVLRYDRDSAQLPSDLLQFSRDKKPVVVWNCTQRCNLKCVHCYAQSEDRNYPGEMSTEEGKAMIDDLADYGAPVLLFSGGEPTIRRDLLELMHYAKSKSMRVVISTNGTLITPEKAKQFAEVGLSYVGVSLDGGRETHDKFRGLPGSFDKAIAGIRNSRDAGIKVGLRMTINKRNWQDIPEIFKVMEEENIPRACFYHLVYTGRGSELMKEDLDHDETRQAVRLIMDKTKAMFDKGLEPEVLTVDNHADGPFVYMEMLKEDPERAEDVLQLLQWNQGNSTGNGIGCVSWNGEVYADQFWRHFSLGNVRERPFSQIWTDVSGDTEQSEMMKRLKDKRPYVTGRCAECTWLQICGGNFRVRAEAATGDLWAPDPACYLTDEEIGLAEVADVVDLAEGEMAAQTGAPVGGEVD comes from the coding sequence ATGATTGGAATCTCGAAGCTATACTGCGGGGCCGTCGAACCTGGTGACGTGCTGCGCTACGATCGCGACTCGGCGCAGCTACCGAGCGATCTGCTGCAGTTCAGCCGCGACAAGAAGCCCGTCGTCGTGTGGAACTGCACCCAGCGGTGCAACCTCAAGTGCGTGCACTGCTACGCACAGTCCGAGGACCGCAACTACCCCGGCGAGATGAGCACCGAAGAGGGCAAGGCGATGATCGACGACCTGGCGGACTACGGCGCGCCGGTGCTGCTGTTCTCCGGCGGCGAGCCGACGATCCGCCGGGACCTTCTCGAACTCATGCACTACGCCAAGTCCAAGAGCATGCGCGTCGTCATCTCCACCAACGGAACGCTCATCACTCCTGAGAAGGCCAAGCAGTTCGCCGAGGTAGGCCTCTCGTACGTTGGAGTCTCCCTCGACGGCGGGCGTGAGACTCACGACAAGTTCCGCGGCCTCCCGGGCAGCTTCGACAAGGCTATCGCAGGCATTCGCAACTCGCGGGACGCCGGCATCAAGGTCGGCCTGCGCATGACGATCAACAAGCGCAACTGGCAAGACATCCCCGAGATCTTCAAGGTCATGGAGGAAGAGAACATCCCGCGGGCGTGCTTCTATCACCTTGTCTATACCGGTCGCGGCTCCGAGCTCATGAAGGAAGACCTGGACCATGATGAGACGCGACAGGCCGTGCGCCTCATCATGGACAAGACCAAGGCGATGTTCGACAAGGGCCTCGAGCCCGAGGTCCTCACCGTCGACAATCACGCCGACGGTCCGTTCGTCTACATGGAGATGCTCAAAGAGGACCCCGAACGTGCCGAGGACGTCTTGCAGCTCCTCCAGTGGAACCAGGGCAACTCGACCGGTAACGGCATCGGCTGCGTGAGCTGGAACGGCGAGGTCTATGCCGACCAGTTCTGGCGTCACTTCTCGCTCGGCAACGTGCGCGAGCGTCCGTTCTCGCAGATCTGGACGGATGTCTCGGGCGATACCGAGCAGTCCGAGATGATGAAGCGTCTCAAGGACAAGAGGCCGTATGTGACCGGCCGCTGCGCCGAGTGCACGTGGCTGCAGATCTGCGGCGGCAACTTCCGCGTGCGTGCCGAGGCAGCCACCGGCGACCTCTGGGCACCGGACCCTGCGTGCTACCTCACGGACGAGGAGATCGGGCTTGCCGAAGTGGCCGACGTGGTCGATCTTGCGGAAGGCGAAATGGCTGCCCAGACCGGAGCGCCTGTCGGTGGCGAGGTCGACTAG